The sequence TTAACCAGAAGTTAAGCACTCTCATCTTTGAGGGAGATCAAGATAAGCTAACGCTCACTGAAAACACGCAACCAGCCCTGATGGCGGTCAGTATGGCAATTATTCGGGCTCTTGAAAATGAGTTGGGTGTCAAAGCAGCCTCTCTAACAGCCTTTATGGCAGGCCATTCTTTAGGTGAATATACAGCAAACTGTGCTGCTGGCACCTTTAGTTTAGCTGATACGGCCCGTTTACTCCGCATTCGTGGCTCAGCCATGCAAAAAGCAGTTCCCGTGGGTCAAGGGGCCATGGCTGCGATTTTGAATATGCCCATCGAAGCGGTAGAAATTCTTGCAAGTGATGCTGCTCAAGGCCAAGTCTGCGTTATTGCTAATGATAACTCTGAAGGTCAAGTTGTCATTAGTGGTCACACAAAAGCAATTGATCGAGCAATCCCACTTGCTTTAGAAAGAGGAGCTAAACACGCTTTGTCCTTACCGGTCAGCGCCCCTTTCCATAGCCCGTTAATGGAACCGGCGGCAGCAGCGATGGCGGAAGCTTTAGATTTAGTTAACAGTCAATCACCCCTCTGTC is a genomic window of Candidatus Paracaedibacter acanthamoebae containing:
- the fabD gene encoding ACP S-malonyltransferase — its product is MKLAFTFPGQGSQTVGMGKDFYDNFAVSKQVFEEVDNTLNQKLSTLIFEGDQDKLTLTENTQPALMAVSMAIIRALENELGVKAASLTAFMAGHSLGEYTANCAAGTFSLADTARLLRIRGSAMQKAVPVGQGAMAAILNMPIEAVEILASDAAQGQVCVIANDNSEGQVVISGHTKAIDRAIPLALERGAKHALSLPVSAPFHSPLMEPAAAAMAEALDLVNSQSPLCPILTNVTASLVYDDEILKRFLVDQVTGRVRWRESMTGLPLHDITHCIEIGAGKVLTGLVKKSAPSVEASTINTIDDMKNFIDTLGTKLVA